One Candidatus Acidulodesulfobacterium ferriphilum genomic window carries:
- a CDS encoding diguanylate cyclase, with amino-acid sequence MLKSAIKLAKRIRLKVEAVKHPYLNGKQVTLSIGVDILNKDEHFEVALKRADTKLYFAKKTRKNKIYTEL; translated from the coding sequence ATTTTGAAAAGCGCAATAAAATTAGCCAAAAGAATAAGATTAAAAGTGGAAGCGGTTAAACATCCTTATTTAAACGGCAAACAAGTTACGCTAAGCATAGGCGTCGACATATTAAATAAAGACGAACATTTTGAAGTCGCGCTAAAACGGGCGGATACCAAACTCTATTTTGCAAAAAAAACCAGAAAAAATAAAATTTACACAG